In one Cloacibacillus porcorum genomic region, the following are encoded:
- the rd gene encoding rubredoxin, which yields MKKYVCTVCGYVYDPEVGDPDSGIAPGTAFEDIPDGWVCPVCGVGKDMFE from the coding sequence ATGAAAAAGTATGTCTGCACAGTATGCGGTTATGTATATGATCCCGAAGTCGGCGATCCCGATTCCGGAATAGCCCCCGGCACAGCCTTTGAAGACATCCCCGACGGATGGGTATGTCCCGTCTGTGGCGTCGGCAAAGACATGTTCGAATAA
- a CDS encoding epoxyqueuosine reductase QueH: MTEKRLLLHICCAPDATVPWPSLIGEGCETVGYFYGGNIHPKMEYDRRAAAVSALAEQTGAELFLADYSPEPWFEAVRGLEKEPERGARCEKCFALQLEAAAEWGAAHGFTHLCTTLTISPHKDVNLINEIGARAAAARGLVWVERVWRKNDGFKRSVEISKELGLYRQNYCGCIFSQNIEL; encoded by the coding sequence TTGACAGAAAAGAGGCTGCTCCTGCATATATGCTGCGCGCCCGACGCCACCGTTCCGTGGCCCTCGCTGATCGGCGAGGGCTGCGAAACGGTGGGATATTTTTACGGCGGCAACATCCATCCAAAAATGGAATATGACAGGAGAGCGGCCGCGGTCTCCGCGCTGGCCGAACAGACCGGCGCGGAGCTCTTTTTGGCGGACTATTCGCCGGAGCCGTGGTTTGAGGCGGTGCGCGGTCTCGAAAAAGAGCCGGAGCGCGGGGCCCGCTGCGAAAAATGTTTCGCGCTGCAGCTGGAGGCCGCCGCCGAGTGGGGCGCCGCCCACGGCTTCACGCACCTCTGCACGACGCTCACCATCAGTCCGCACAAAGATGTAAATCTCATCAACGAGATCGGCGCGCGCGCCGCCGCGGCCCGCGGCCTCGTGTGGGTGGAGAGGGTCTGGCGGAAAAACGACGGCTTCAAGCGCTCCGTCGAAATAAGCAAAGAGCTCGGCCTCTACCGGCAAAACTACTGCGGCTGTATTTTTTCCCAGAACATAGAGTTATAA
- a CDS encoding AIR synthase related protein has product MTDKPETKLPSGKLSPEALKRNVLSYNGAPRPEVLIGPGVGEDAAVIKWPEGKYMVFASDPIVGAESGAGRLLVRINSNDIASKGGDPAYLAVTLILPPSFGEEGAARIMREIDEECRAQGIAVAGGHTEFNDRYDRPVIMGALVGTADKVMRAKDISEGDLLIVTKHIGIEGMSILALDRPDLLSPFMSKAEIAEILSWSEMTSVLAESRLLRPFAKFMHDPTEGGFMGGLDEICSLCGLRAELDRESLAIHPLTRRAAENLSFDPLHLIASGSMLAVVPERHAQEALSALAAAGIEAAVAGRMGGKLEAPLPEPAEELWRLLKMEKKDAR; this is encoded by the coding sequence ATGACAGACAAACCTGAAACAAAACTTCCCTCGGGAAAACTCTCGCCCGAGGCGCTCAAACGCAACGTATTGTCATATAACGGCGCGCCGCGCCCCGAGGTGCTGATCGGCCCCGGCGTCGGCGAGGACGCCGCCGTCATCAAATGGCCCGAGGGAAAATATATGGTATTCGCCTCCGACCCCATCGTCGGGGCGGAGAGCGGCGCGGGGCGGCTGCTCGTAAGGATAAATTCAAACGACATCGCATCCAAGGGCGGCGATCCAGCCTATCTCGCCGTCACGCTGATACTGCCGCCATCCTTCGGCGAGGAGGGCGCGGCGCGCATCATGCGCGAGATCGACGAGGAGTGCCGCGCACAGGGTATCGCAGTCGCCGGCGGTCACACGGAATTCAACGACCGCTACGACCGCCCCGTCATCATGGGGGCGCTCGTCGGCACCGCGGACAAGGTGATGCGCGCGAAGGACATCTCCGAGGGCGACCTGCTGATAGTGACCAAGCACATCGGTATCGAAGGCATGTCCATACTGGCGCTCGACCGCCCGGATCTGCTGTCGCCCTTCATGAGCAAGGCGGAGATCGCCGAGATACTATCATGGTCCGAGATGACCTCGGTGCTTGCGGAATCGCGCCTGCTGCGTCCCTTCGCGAAATTCATGCACGACCCCACGGAGGGCGGCTTTATGGGCGGCCTTGACGAGATATGTTCACTCTGCGGACTGCGCGCCGAGCTTGACCGCGAGTCGCTCGCGATACATCCGCTGACGCGGCGCGCCGCCGAAAACCTCAGTTTCGACCCGCTGCACCTCATCGCCTCCGGCAGCATGCTCGCCGTGGTGCCCGAACGTCACGCGCAGGAGGCGCTCTCCGCGCTGGCGGCGGCGGGGATAGAGGCGGCCGTCGCGGGGCGCATGGGCGGCAAGCTGGAAGCGCCGCTGCCCGAACCGGCGGAGGAGCTTTGGCGGCTGCTCAAGATGGAGAAAAAAGATGCGCGCTGA
- the pdxT gene encoding pyridoxal 5'-phosphate synthase glutaminase subunit PdxT, with translation MKRVGVCAVQGAFAEHCAMLARIGAESVEIRERADLKRLDALIFPGGESTAQGKLLRELGLFEPMRVMMMEGLPVWGTCAGMILLAKEIENDERRHFAAMDITVRRNGYGRQLASFITRGEFAGMMNVEMPFIRAPYIASVGGGTEVLARHAGLITAARERNMLATAFHPEITDDERVHRYFLSMIG, from the coding sequence ATGAAACGCGTCGGTGTCTGCGCGGTGCAGGGAGCCTTTGCCGAACACTGCGCGATGCTCGCGCGCATCGGCGCGGAGTCTGTCGAGATACGCGAACGGGCGGATCTTAAGCGGCTTGACGCGCTGATCTTTCCCGGCGGGGAGAGCACGGCGCAGGGCAAACTGCTGCGGGAGCTTGGCCTCTTTGAGCCGATGCGCGTGATGATGATGGAGGGGCTGCCTGTCTGGGGGACCTGCGCCGGGATGATCCTGCTCGCGAAGGAGATCGAAAACGACGAGCGCCGCCACTTCGCGGCGATGGATATTACCGTGCGCCGCAACGGCTATGGCCGTCAGCTCGCGAGCTTCATCACGCGCGGCGAATTTGCGGGGATGATGAATGTCGAGATGCCCTTCATCCGCGCGCCCTACATCGCCTCCGTGGGCGGCGGCACGGAGGTGCTCGCGCGTCACGCGGGGCTGATTACGGCGGCGCGGGAGAGGAATATGCTTGCCACTGCCTTTCACCCCGAGATAACGGACGACGAACGCGTCCACCGCTATTTCCTTTCGATGATCGGCTGA
- a CDS encoding M24 family metallopeptidase, producing the protein MRADILRRTEKLAAALKKQEADAFVILSDEDVNWESLFYMSGFRGTAGALVVFADGEAELILDGRYAVQGREQSPHKVYEQRSSLVSDVAESLKKHGSKEILCESDKTFHGTWEKLSACGLWRDGGEIIKELRRQKDAGEVEDIKRAASIGAKAFLEALDCVKPGMTEKAFEALLNYKINLLGGGAGFDMIVASGPRSVMPHGRASERPMAAGEWVTVDYGARWNGYFCDITRNFSLGTPSAEAAAMHELLHRVHDETAAMLRAGVSGTAVHNRAVSIFAAEGKERYFTHSLGHGFGLEIHEAPLLSPRRDDILRAGDVVTIEPGLYIPGFGGMRLEDDYLVTEDGAERLTKELNQCFYSI; encoded by the coding sequence ATGCGCGCTGACATCCTGCGCCGCACGGAAAAACTCGCCGCGGCACTCAAAAAGCAGGAAGCGGACGCCTTCGTAATTCTCTCGGACGAAGACGTCAACTGGGAGAGCCTCTTTTACATGAGCGGCTTTCGCGGGACGGCTGGGGCGCTCGTGGTATTCGCGGACGGAGAGGCCGAGCTGATCCTCGACGGCCGCTACGCCGTGCAGGGACGTGAACAGTCGCCGCACAAGGTATATGAACAGCGGTCAAGCCTCGTGAGCGACGTCGCCGAGAGCCTTAAAAAACACGGCTCAAAGGAGATACTCTGCGAATCCGACAAGACCTTCCACGGCACCTGGGAAAAACTCTCCGCCTGCGGCCTCTGGCGCGACGGCGGCGAAATAATAAAAGAGCTGCGGCGGCAAAAGGACGCCGGAGAGGTGGAAGATATAAAGAGGGCCGCCTCGATTGGTGCCAAAGCATTTCTTGAGGCGCTTGACTGCGTGAAGCCAGGTATGACGGAAAAAGCTTTCGAGGCGCTGCTGAACTACAAGATAAACCTCCTCGGCGGCGGCGCGGGTTTCGATATGATCGTCGCCTCCGGCCCGCGCAGCGTCATGCCCCACGGACGCGCGAGCGAAAGGCCGATGGCGGCGGGAGAATGGGTCACCGTAGACTACGGAGCGCGCTGGAACGGCTATTTCTGCGACATCACGCGCAACTTTTCTCTCGGAACGCCGAGCGCCGAGGCCGCGGCGATGCACGAGCTACTCCACAGGGTCCATGACGAAACCGCGGCGATGCTGCGCGCCGGAGTATCAGGCACCGCGGTCCATAACAGGGCCGTCAGCATCTTCGCCGCCGAGGGTAAGGAGCGGTATTTCACCCACAGCCTCGGCCACGGCTTCGGCCTCGAGATACACGAAGCGCCTCTGCTTTCGCCGCGACGCGACGACATCCTGCGGGCGGGCGACGTCGTGACCATCGAACCGGGGCTCTACATTCCCGGCTTCGGAGGCATGAGGCTCGAGGACGACTACCTCGTCACAGAAGATGGTGCTGAGAGATTAACGAAAGAGTTAAATCAGTGTTTTTACAGTATTTAA
- a CDS encoding ATP-binding protein: MLRRIIEIDETKCSGCGACAEACHEGAIAMVGGKAKLTRDDYCDGLGDCLPTCPTGAITFVEREAKAYDKNAAEANMAAKKSSADKLPCGCPGTQARGITRSAEAQESAACSVQTVSRLSQWPVQIRLVPVNAPYFDGAKLLVAADCTAFARADFHERFIKNHVTLVGCPKLDAVDYAEKLTEILKSNDIKSLTVVRMEVPCCGGLEAAVKSALQASGKFIPWQVVTITVDGRILD; this comes from the coding sequence ATGCTGAGAAGAATAATCGAGATAGACGAAACAAAGTGCAGCGGCTGCGGGGCCTGCGCCGAGGCCTGCCACGAGGGCGCGATCGCGATGGTCGGCGGCAAGGCAAAGCTGACTCGCGACGACTACTGCGACGGGCTCGGCGACTGCCTGCCGACATGCCCCACCGGCGCGATCACCTTCGTGGAGCGCGAGGCCAAGGCCTATGATAAGAACGCGGCAGAGGCAAATATGGCCGCTAAGAAGAGTTCGGCAGACAAACTGCCATGCGGCTGTCCGGGAACGCAGGCGCGCGGGATCACGCGCAGCGCGGAGGCGCAGGAGAGCGCGGCCTGTTCCGTGCAAACTGTTTCGCGGCTCTCGCAGTGGCCGGTCCAGATAAGGCTGGTACCCGTGAACGCCCCATATTTCGACGGCGCAAAGCTGCTCGTCGCCGCCGATTGCACGGCCTTCGCGCGCGCCGATTTCCACGAACGGTTCATCAAAAACCATGTGACGCTCGTCGGCTGCCCAAAGCTCGATGCTGTGGACTACGCGGAAAAGCTTACGGAGATATTGAAAAGCAACGATATAAAGAGCCTCACAGTCGTGCGCATGGAGGTCCCCTGCTGCGGCGGCCTTGAGGCGGCGGTGAAGAGCGCGCTGCAGGCCAGCGGAAAGTTTATCCCCTGGCAGGTCGTGACGATAACTGTCGACGGACGGATACTTGATTAA
- a CDS encoding HD domain-containing protein, with protein sequence MMYSSEKTEKWFNAYVDSFKIEGALAPMQELKRKHSFRVQRLASAIAESLEWDEENDAWTAHAIGLLHDTARFSQYRDYQTFQDSASFDHGDRGAEILAAEFDWQGIEPGDREKVLTAVRHHNKIEIPVNVPLSVYRWCALARDADKIDVFRMVQSRIDKGTIYDMLPRHKRVQGLSPALVDEIRTTGRGSYANARSLQDYRLIQLTWALDLNFPVSVVTLKEEGIFRRIADDLREYKIDDVIDSLMKKIDEA encoded by the coding sequence ATGATGTATTCCAGTGAAAAGACAGAAAAATGGTTCAACGCTTACGTTGATTCTTTCAAGATAGAGGGCGCTCTCGCGCCGATGCAGGAGCTCAAGAGAAAGCACAGCTTCCGCGTGCAGCGGCTGGCCTCGGCGATCGCGGAGTCGCTTGAGTGGGACGAGGAAAACGATGCCTGGACCGCCCACGCCATCGGGCTGCTGCACGACACGGCGAGGTTTTCTCAGTACCGCGACTATCAGACCTTTCAGGACAGCGCGAGCTTCGACCACGGAGACCGCGGCGCGGAGATATTGGCGGCGGAATTTGACTGGCAGGGCATCGAACCAGGAGACAGAGAAAAGGTGCTGACGGCGGTGCGCCACCACAATAAGATTGAGATACCGGTGAATGTGCCGCTCTCGGTCTACCGCTGGTGCGCCCTCGCGCGCGACGCCGATAAGATAGACGTCTTCCGCATGGTGCAGAGCCGCATCGACAAGGGAACGATATACGACATGCTGCCGCGCCATAAGAGGGTTCAGGGGCTATCTCCCGCGCTGGTCGATGAGATACGGACGACGGGGCGCGGCTCCTACGCCAACGCGCGCTCGCTCCAGGACTACCGGCTGATACAGCTCACCTGGGCGCTGGACCTCAACTTTCCCGTCTCGGTGGTGACGCTGAAGGAGGAGGGCATCTTCCGGCGCATCGCCGACGACCTGAGAGAATACAAAATCGACGACGTAATCGACAGCCTGATGAAAAAGATAGACGAAGCGTAA
- the pdxS gene encoding pyridoxal 5'-phosphate synthase lyase subunit PdxS: MENRDQIKLNRDLAKMLKGGVIMDVTTPEQAKIAEGAGACAVMALERIPADIRAAGGVSRMSDPKMIRGIQQAVSIPVMAKCRIGHIAEARILEAIEIDYIDESEVLSPADDVYHIDKTAFRVPFVCGARNLSEALRRIEEGATMIRTKGEPGTGDVVQAVRHMRAMQSEIARVASMREDELFEAAKELQVPYALLREVHDSGRLPVVNFAAGGVATPADAALMMLLGAEGVFVGSGIFKSGNPEKRAAAIVKAVTNYEDPKILAEISEDLGGAMVGINENEISVLMAERGK; encoded by the coding sequence ATGGAGAATAGAGACCAGATAAAACTTAACCGCGACCTCGCGAAGATGCTTAAGGGCGGCGTGATCATGGATGTTACGACGCCGGAGCAGGCGAAGATCGCGGAGGGCGCCGGGGCCTGCGCCGTTATGGCGCTTGAGCGTATTCCCGCGGATATCCGCGCGGCGGGCGGCGTTTCGCGCATGAGCGACCCGAAGATGATCAGGGGCATCCAGCAGGCCGTCAGTATCCCTGTGATGGCCAAATGCCGCATCGGCCACATCGCCGAGGCGCGCATCCTTGAGGCGATCGAGATCGATTACATAGACGAGAGCGAGGTGCTGAGCCCCGCCGACGACGTCTATCATATCGATAAGACCGCCTTTCGCGTGCCCTTTGTCTGCGGCGCGAGAAACCTCTCGGAGGCGCTGCGGCGCATTGAGGAGGGGGCGACGATGATCCGCACGAAGGGCGAGCCGGGGACCGGCGACGTCGTGCAGGCGGTGCGTCATATGCGCGCGATGCAGTCCGAGATTGCGCGCGTCGCCTCGATGCGCGAAGACGAGCTCTTTGAGGCGGCGAAGGAGCTGCAGGTACCCTACGCGCTGCTGCGCGAGGTTCACGACAGCGGCAGGCTGCCGGTCGTAAACTTCGCCGCTGGCGGCGTGGCGACGCCCGCCGACGCGGCGCTGATGATGCTGCTCGGCGCGGAGGGCGTCTTTGTCGGCAGCGGCATCTTCAAGTCAGGCAACCCCGAGAAGAGGGCGGCGGCGATCGTCAAGGCGGTCACGAATTATGAGGACCCCAAGATACTCGCGGAGATATCCGAAGACCTCGGCGGCGCGATGGTCGGCATTAATGAGAACGAGATCTCCGTGCTGATGGCGGAGCGCGGAAAATAA
- the hcp gene encoding hydroxylamine reductase produces MDEKMFCFQCEQTAGGKGCMGRAGVCGKPADTAALQDKLTGALIGLARAAEGNRPTESSDRVMLAGLFTTVTNVNFNSETVAEMTEKVHLETERLVPRCGSCAAHCSRNDDYDMNGLWNADEDIRSLKSLILFGLRGMAAYAYHALVLGYSDREVNDFFYEALLAIGKDNNTMETLLPLVLRTGEVNLRCMELLDRANTETYGTPEPTAVSFKVEKGPFIVISGHDLRDLKLLLEQSAGRGVNVYTHGEMLPAHAYPELKKYPHLKGNFGTAWQNQQREFADIPAPILFTTNCLMPVKPSYADRVFTTEVVSFPGLVHIGEDKDFAPVIERAIALGGWSEDKNFTGINGGGGTVTGFGHGAVLASAEKIVAAVKAGAISRFFLVGGCDGAKPGRNYYTEFVKKCPADTVILTLACGKYRFNDLDLGTVDGFPRIMDMGQCNDAYGAIRVATALAEAFKCGVNDLPLSLVLSWYEQKAVCILLTLLHLGIKNILLGPTLPAFVSPNVLNFLVEHYGIAPTSTPEADLKKILG; encoded by the coding sequence ATGGACGAAAAGATGTTTTGCTTTCAGTGCGAACAGACGGCCGGCGGAAAAGGATGTATGGGAAGGGCGGGCGTCTGCGGAAAACCGGCGGATACGGCGGCGCTTCAGGACAAGCTGACGGGGGCGCTCATCGGCCTCGCGCGTGCCGCGGAGGGAAACAGACCGACGGAGAGCAGTGACAGAGTCATGCTGGCGGGGCTTTTCACAACGGTAACGAATGTGAACTTCAACAGCGAGACGGTGGCGGAGATGACAGAAAAGGTGCACCTGGAGACGGAGAGGCTTGTGCCGCGCTGCGGCAGCTGCGCCGCCCACTGCTCGAGAAACGACGATTACGATATGAACGGCCTCTGGAACGCGGACGAGGATATCCGCTCGCTGAAATCGCTGATCCTCTTCGGCCTGCGCGGCATGGCGGCCTACGCCTATCACGCGCTGGTCCTCGGCTACAGCGACAGGGAGGTCAACGACTTCTTCTACGAGGCGCTCCTGGCCATCGGCAAAGACAATAATACGATGGAGACGCTGCTGCCCCTCGTCCTCAGGACGGGGGAGGTAAATCTTCGCTGCATGGAGCTGTTAGACCGCGCCAATACGGAGACCTACGGGACGCCGGAGCCGACCGCCGTCTCCTTCAAAGTTGAGAAGGGCCCATTTATCGTCATCAGCGGCCACGACCTGCGCGACCTGAAGCTGCTGCTGGAACAGAGCGCGGGCCGGGGCGTCAACGTCTACACCCACGGTGAAATGCTGCCGGCGCACGCCTACCCTGAACTGAAAAAATATCCGCACCTCAAGGGCAATTTCGGCACCGCCTGGCAGAATCAGCAGCGGGAGTTCGCGGACATCCCCGCCCCCATCCTCTTTACCACAAACTGCCTGATGCCGGTAAAACCATCTTACGCGGACCGCGTCTTCACCACAGAGGTGGTCTCCTTCCCCGGACTGGTGCATATCGGAGAGGATAAGGACTTCGCCCCCGTCATTGAAAGGGCTATCGCGCTCGGCGGCTGGAGCGAGGATAAAAATTTCACGGGCATCAACGGAGGCGGCGGTACGGTGACCGGCTTCGGCCACGGCGCCGTGCTCGCCTCGGCAGAGAAGATCGTGGCGGCGGTAAAGGCGGGAGCGATCAGCCGCTTCTTCCTCGTCGGCGGCTGCGACGGCGCAAAGCCGGGGCGCAACTATTACACGGAGTTCGTCAAAAAATGTCCCGCCGACACCGTCATCCTCACGCTGGCTTGCGGCAAGTACCGCTTCAACGACCTTGACCTCGGGACGGTCGACGGCTTCCCGCGCATCATGGATATGGGACAGTGCAACGACGCCTACGGCGCGATCCGCGTCGCCACCGCGCTTGCGGAGGCCTTCAAGTGCGGCGTCAACGACCTGCCGCTTTCGCTCGTGCTCTCATGGTACGAACAGAAGGCCGTCTGCATCCTGCTGACGCTGCTCCACCTCGGCATAAAGAACATCCTGCTCGGCCCAACGCTTCCGGCCTTCGTCTCGCCGAACGTGCTGAACTTCCTTGTTGAGCATTACGGCATCGCCCCGACAAGCACGCCGGAGGCGGACTTGAAAAAGATTCTCGGATAA
- a CDS encoding Crp/Fnr family transcriptional regulator, which translates to MKKYLEVIKKSPLFKGIDEREIEAMLTCLSVNTKKYAKNEFVMRFGESTEAIGMVLAGSLHLIKEDFWGNRNIIAEIGPGQIFAESYACMEGVTLGVSVVAAEAGAVMFMNVRRVLTTCGSACEFHSRLVRNLLSVLAEKNLRFNDKLTHMTQRTTRQKLLSYLSAESLRQGASEFDIPFDRQQLADYLSVDRSAMSKELCRMRDEGLLNFRRNHFVLRQS; encoded by the coding sequence ATGAAAAAATATCTTGAGGTCATAAAAAAGTCTCCGCTCTTCAAAGGCATTGATGAGAGAGAGATCGAGGCGATGCTTACCTGCCTTTCGGTGAATACGAAGAAGTACGCGAAAAACGAATTCGTGATGCGCTTCGGCGAGAGCACGGAGGCGATCGGTATGGTGCTCGCCGGCTCTCTTCATCTTATAAAAGAGGACTTCTGGGGGAACCGGAACATTATCGCGGAGATCGGGCCGGGGCAGATATTCGCCGAGAGCTACGCCTGCATGGAGGGTGTTACGCTTGGCGTCAGCGTCGTGGCGGCGGAGGCGGGCGCCGTGATGTTCATGAATGTGCGCCGCGTCCTCACGACCTGCGGTTCGGCCTGCGAGTTCCACTCACGGTTGGTGAGAAACCTTCTCTCCGTCCTCGCCGAAAAAAATCTCCGTTTCAACGACAAGCTCACGCATATGACGCAGCGTACGACGCGCCAGAAGCTGCTCTCATATCTCTCCGCCGAGTCGCTGCGGCAGGGGGCGTCAGAGTTTGACATTCCCTTCGACCGCCAGCAGCTCGCCGATTATCTCTCCGTGGACCGCAGCGCGATGTCAAAAGAGTTGTGCCGGATGAGAGACGAAGGGCTGCTCAACTTCCGGCGGAACCATTTCGTCCTCAGGCAGAGCTGA